Proteins co-encoded in one Juglans regia cultivar Chandler chromosome 16, Walnut 2.0, whole genome shotgun sequence genomic window:
- the LOC108982278 gene encoding WEB family protein At1g75720-like produces the protein MESHHSTNIDCSSKVDASRPFRSVKEAVAIYDERLLLGEFFSPKPCVNIPKQETSWNFSPIPTESKLEDLNDHRSILDTLKKLEAELKETKVELKLLKERESETEVALASLNAELHKNMSKLAEAEAAAAAKAVAAREMMSVERASSRIREEDRKRELMSSMEDSPTLAQILSFGKEGYSGIEKKRMKKKPIIPLLGDLFSRKKRSSTALRCKKPIGIWSQAHPKTDIACEGPR, from the exons ATGGAATCTCATCATTCGACCAATATCGATTGTAGTTCTAAGGTTGACGCGTCCCGTCCCTTCCGCTCCGTCAAAGAAGCCGTGGCCATCTACGACGAGCGGCTTCTTCTGGGAGAATTTTTCTCTCCAAAGCCTTGCGTGAACATCCCCAAGCAAGAAACTTCGTGGAACTTCTCACCAATTCCTACAGAGTCTAAACTTGAAGATCTTAATGATCACCGCTCTATTTTAGATACCCTGAAGAAGCTGGAGGCCGAGCTCAAGGAAACGAAGGTGGAGCTGAAGTTGTTGAAGGAGAGAGAGTCCGAAACTGAGGTCGCATTGGCTTCTCTGAACGCCGAGCTTCACAAGAACATGTCAAAGTTGGCCGAGGCCGAAGCCGCTGCGGCAGCAAAGGCAGTGGCTGCGAGAGAGATGATGAGTGTGGAGAGAGCAAGTAGTAGGATAAGAGAGGAAGATAGGAAGAGGGAGTTAATGTCTAGTATGGAGGACTCACCCACTCTGGCTCAAATATTAAGCTTTGGTAAGGAAGGATATTCTggaatagagaagaagaggatgaagaagaagccTATTATTCCTCTGTTGGGAGATTTATTTTCCAGGAAAAAACGTTCATCTACTGCTCTGC GTTGCAAAAAGCCCATTGGAATTTGGAGTCAAGCCCACCCAAAAACCGACATCGCTTGCGAAGGGCCTAGATAG
- the LOC108982284 gene encoding DExH-box ATP-dependent RNA helicase DExH7, chloroplastic isoform X2 codes for MAPKKKHNSSNRAHSKSSSRATPQASSSSSSSSSSGPRLQISAENENRLRRLLLNNNSARSAAPVDDTLSKAQKAKKLKTVYEKLSCEGFTNDQVELALSALKEGATFEAALDWLCLNLPGNELPLKFASGNSLHTSGGSVGVILNSREGWTPSVDPSTEFKEEPPEISIKIKGRWDDDTLDSRQPSQANWIRQYVEQQQEDDSTNWEDDVVDNGSLEEVHGPRSYDVIAKEYHAARLEATKAKEKGDKKSQERAGNVIRKLKQELSALGLSDNILASEFEYERASKDTSTSSMPHEHSEGKSLCNVEAGSAFVVEADMDCCSSKDFPMKSSSSSYTEEKHGAKEESEDVELGGFFLEDAPSNDGLSPEVLKLQKREKIRKLYDEKSLEKLDGIWKKGDPKKIPKAVLHQLCQRSGWEAPKFNKVPGKESSLSYAVSVLRRSSGRGKSRKAGGLITLQLPDQDGTFESAEDAQNRVAAFALCHLFPDLPVHLLVMEPYASLVMQWKEGESLANMEDSEEDRRAGFVDSLLKADQSSSTASDDVVDCSLPENFQKLHVEDYKNSTVAASDSLIDRVDKRKEMESAYLRREQEIKMKMKRYKEMLKTRAALPIAALKGEILQLLKENNVLVVCGETGSGKTTQVPQFILDDMVESGFGGQCNIICTQPRRIAAISVAERVADERCEPSPGSDGSLVGYQVRLDSARNEKTKLLFCTTGILLRKFSGDKNLTGVTHVIVDEVHERSLLGDFLLIVLKNLIEKQSSYGKPKLKVLLMSATVDSNLFSRYFGNCPIITAEGRTHPVTTYFLEDIYESINYHLPSDSPASIRNESTKEKFQSGPVNIRRGKKNLVSSAWGDDSLLSEDCINPYYLPNMYESYGEQTRQNMKTLNEDVIDYDLLEDLVCHVDETCGEGAILVFLPGVSEIYLLLDKLAASYRFGGPSSDWILPLHSSVASNDQKRVFLRPPENIRKVIIATNIAETSITIDDVVFVIDCGKHKENRYNPQKKLSSMVEDWISQANARQRRGRAGRVKPGTCFSLYTRHRFEKLMRNFQVPEMLRMPLVELCLQIKLLSLGYIKPFLSKALEPPREDAITSALSLLYEVGALEGDEELTPLGHHLAKLPVDVLIGKMMLYGAIFGCLSPILSISAFLSYKSPFVYPKDERQNVERAKLVLLNDKIGGSSDSDDADRQSDHLLMMAAYRKWEKSLRERHENTVWIVAS; via the exons ATGGCTCCCAAGAAGAAACACAACAGTAGCAACAGGGCTCATTCAAAATCTTCGTCCAGAGCCACACCACAagcttcgtcttcgtcttcgtcttcgtccTCGTCCGGTCCCAGGCTCCAAATTTCGGCCGAGAACGAGAACCGGCTCCGCCGCCTTTTGCTCAACAACAACTCTGCCCGGTCCGCGGCTCCGGTCGATGATACTCTCTCCAAGGCCCAGAAGGCCAAGAAGCTTAAGACCGTTTACGAGAAGCTCTCCTGCGAAGGATTTACCAATGATCAAGTCGAACTCGCTCTCTCCGCTCTCAAG GAGGGTGCTACATTTGAGGCTGCCCTTGATTGGTTATGCTTGAATTTGCCGGGTAATGAGCTTCCATTGAAGTTCGCTAGCGGGAACTCTCTACATACAAGTGGAG GTTCTGTTGGTGTCATATTGAATTCACGGGAAGGTTGGACGCCTTCGGTGGACCCATCTACTGAGTTTAAGGAGGAACCTCCAGAAATTTCTATTAAGATCAAGGGCCGGTGGGATGATGATACTCTAGATTCACGTCAACCTTCTCAAGCTAATTGGATCAGGCAATATGTGGAGCAACAGCAAGAG GATGATTCTACAAATTGGGAAGATGATGTGGTTGATAACGGTTCCCTTGAGGAG GTCCATGGACCTAGGTCGTACGATGTTATCGCGAAAGAGTACCATGCTGCACGGTTGGAAGCAACGAAAGCAAAGGAAAAAGGGGATAAGAAAAGCCAGGAGCGTGCAGGCAATGTTATCCGCAAACTCAAACAAGAATTGTCTGCTCTag GATTATCAGATAACATCTTGGCATCAGAATTTGAATATGAACGAGCTTCTAAGGACACAAGTACTAGTTCCATGCCTCATGAGCATTCCGAAGGAAAATCATTATGCAATGTTGAAGCTGGGTCAGCCTTTGTTGTGGAAGCAGATATGGATTGCTGTAGCTCTAAGGATTTTCCAATGAAATCTTCTTCTAGTTCATATACTGAGGAAAAACATGGTGCAaaagaagagtcagaagatgtAGAGCTTGGTGGTTTCTTTTTAGAAGATGCCCCATCTAATGATGGTTTATCTCCTGAAGTTTTGAAACTTCAGAAGCGAGAAAAGATCAGAAAATTGTATGATgagaagagtttggaaaaattggaTGGCATATGGAAGAAG GGGGACCCGAAAAAGATCCCCAAGGCTGTTCTTCACCAATTATGTCAAAGATCAGGGTGGGAAGCACCAAAATTCAATAAAGTGCCGGGCAAAGAAAGTAGTCTCTCTTATGCTGTCAGTGTGTTGCGTAGATCTAGTGGGAGAGGTAAGAGCAGAAAAGCTGGGGGCCTGATCACACTTCAGCTTCCAGATCAGGATGGAACCTTTGAATCCGCTGAG GATGCACAGAATAGAGTGGCAGCATTTGCTCTTTGTCATCTGTTTCCTGATCTCCCAGTTCACCTGCTAGTTATGGAGCCCTATGCCTCACTTGTCATGCAATGGAAGGAAG GGGAGTCATTGGCCAATATGGAAGACAGTGAGGAAGATCGAAGGGCTGGTTTTGTGGATTCGTTATTGAAAGCTGATCAATCTAGTTCAACTGCTTCTGATGATGTGGTGGATTGTTCTCTACCAGAAAATTTTCAGAAGCTCCATGTTGAAGACTATAAGAACTCAACTGTTGCTGCTTCTGATTCATTAATTGACA GAGTAGACAAAAGGAAAGAGATGGAGAGTGCATATTTGAGACGAGAACAAGagatcaaaatgaaaatgaagagatACAAG GAGATGTTGAAAACTAGGGCTGCCCTTCCTATTGCTGCTTTGAAGGGTGAAATATTGCAACTTTTAAAGGAGAATAATGTCCTTGTTGTTTGTGGGGAAACTGGCTCTGGGAAGACAACTCAG GTTCCacaatttattttggatgataTGGTTGAATCCGGATTTGGTGGACAGTGCAACATCATATGCACGCAACCAAGGAGAATAGCG GCTATTTCTGTGGCGGAAAGGGTTGCTGATGAGCGCTGTGAACCTTCACCAGGTTCAGATGGTTCTTTGGTTGGTTACCAAGTCCGTCTTGATAGTGCAAG GAATGAAAAAACAAAGCTTCTCTTTTGTACTACAGGCATTCTTCTAAGAAAATTCTCG ggGGACAAAAACTTGACTGGTGTTACTCATGTCATAGTTGATGAAGTGCATGAACGATCTTTGTTG GGTGATTTTCTACTAATTGTTTTGAAGAATCTGATAGAGAAGCAATCTTCTTATGGCAAACCAAAATTGAAGGTCCTTCTTAT GTCTGCTACTGTAGATTCCAATTTGTTTTCAAGATACTTTGGGAATTGCCCAATAATTACTGCAGAAGGCAGAACTCATCCCGTGACAACTTACTTTCTTGAGGATATATATGAAAGTATTAATTATCACCTTCCTTCCGATTCTCCAGCTTCTATTAGGAATGAATCCACCAAGGAGAAG TTCCAGAGTGGTCCTGTAAATATCCGTAGGGGTAAGAAGAATCTTGTCTCGTCTGCATGGGGAGATGATTCTCTGCTTTCAGAAGACTGTATTAACCCGTATTATTTGCCAAACATGTATGAGTCATACGGCGAACAAACACGACAGAATATG AAAACTTTGAATGAAGATGTCATTGATTACGATCTTCTTGAGGACTTAGTTTGTCATGTTGATGAAACTTGCGGCGAGGGTGCCATACTTGTGTTTTTACCT GGGGTGTCTGAAATCTACCTGTTACTCGATAAGCTAGCTGCTTCTTACCGGTTTGGTGGACCCTCTTCTGATTGGATTCTCCCTTTACATTCATCCGTTGCATCAAATGATCAAAAAAGAGTGTTTTTACGTCCTCCTGAAAATATACGCAAG GTCATTATAGCCACGAACATTGCAGAAACCAGTATTACAATAGATGATGTGGTGTTTGTCATCGACTGTGGAAAGCACAAGGAGAATCGTTATAATCCTCAGAAG AAATTGTCTAGCATGGTTGAAGATTGGATCTCCCAAGCAAATGCAAGGCAAAGGCGGGGAAGAGCTGGACGTGTAAAACCTGGAACTTGCTTTAGCTTGTATACACGCCACAGATTTGAGAAACTCATGCGCAATTTTCAG GTTCCTGAGATGCTTCGGATGCCATTAGTGGAGTTGTGTTTACAAATTAAGTTACTTTCTCTGGGTTACATAAAGCCTTTTTTATCCAAG GCTTTAGAACCTCCTAGGGAGGACGCTATAACCTCAGCACTTTCATTGTTATACGAG gttggGGCACTTGAAGGTGATGAAGAGTTGACACCTCTTGGGCATCATTTGGCAAAACTTCCTGTTGATGTTCTGATAGGAAAG ATGATGCTGTATGGTGCTATATTTGGTTGCTTATCACCCATTCTCTCAATTTCAGCATTTTTGAGCTACAAATCTCCATTTGTGTATCCAAAAGATGAG AGGCAAAATGTTGAAAGAGCAAAATTGGTGCTTTTGAATGATAAGATTGGTGGTTCTAGTGATTCAGATGATGCTGACAGGCAATCTGACCACCTGTTGATGATGGCTGCATACAGAAAATGGGAGAAGAGTCTACGCGAG